One stretch of Paenibacillus sp. FSL R5-0341 DNA includes these proteins:
- a CDS encoding 5'-nucleotidase C-terminal domain-containing protein: protein MRKISMKRFAGWPLSFLLCASILFAPFASTPVQAAEADRETKITLLGTSDIHGRFMPWDYALDGPNPTGSMTQLYTIVKKVRAENPNTILLDAGDMIQDNSAELFNDQPQSPMMVAMNEMKYDAWVMGNHEFNFGLDVLEKISSQFNGQPLVGNIFKENGDRYMPAYTIIEKDGIKVGVIGMNTPMITEFEKGTDHLDGIIVKDPVEETKKAIAELKGKVDVMVGLMHMGLDNENGNPGTGVTDIANANPELAAIFAGHMHTLIESQTVNGVLISEPNKYGSHISRIDLTFEKDGDKVVLKSKEAQALAVKAADGTYEVSDPALEETLHPFHEFARADANIEVAELKGTNLVPADEIKGIPAVQIQETPLSDFFTEVMLHYSDADVVAHQIDNDKARLDVGPIKKKDIAFNYQYTFGEVTVYEVTGRDLMDYMEWSAGYFNSTRPGDVTISFDPKRRASKYSTDDFFGGVTYEIDLTKPYGSRITNLKYSNGSVVKEDDTLKLGMNAYRMEALIAKGGAMEGRKFKQLWSSKDASAFGEIQGTIRNLSIAYLKDVMKGVYEPKIQHNWKITGVDLTAPERADVVELINDGIMSVPTTEDGKYTNIASINILDTVTQEEIDTLTAKAGVNAAQFAGVKTKGAFYQQLNKARKTVGSGEEETTPEKPTTPTVPKPTPTPGTSKPGKPSTPSTGKPGTVTKGKQAKVTAAYLNVRAGASSKAKVVAAVPKGTLLEVISTDKYGWVKVKLNGRVAFVYGKYISILK from the coding sequence ATGCGCAAAATTTCAATGAAACGTTTCGCCGGATGGCCTTTATCGTTCCTCTTATGTGCCTCCATTTTGTTCGCCCCTTTTGCTTCCACTCCGGTTCAGGCTGCTGAGGCAGACAGGGAAACCAAGATCACGTTGCTGGGTACATCGGATATTCATGGCCGATTCATGCCGTGGGACTATGCTCTGGACGGTCCAAACCCAACCGGAAGCATGACACAGCTCTACACCATTGTAAAAAAAGTGCGTGCGGAGAATCCCAATACGATCCTGCTGGATGCAGGAGACATGATTCAGGATAACTCGGCTGAGTTATTCAATGATCAACCTCAATCTCCCATGATGGTTGCAATGAACGAAATGAAATATGACGCATGGGTTATGGGTAACCATGAGTTTAACTTTGGACTGGACGTACTGGAGAAGATCTCTTCCCAATTCAATGGACAGCCTCTCGTGGGTAACATTTTCAAAGAAAACGGCGACCGCTACATGCCTGCCTATACGATTATTGAGAAAGACGGAATCAAAGTGGGGGTCATCGGAATGAACACACCTATGATTACCGAGTTTGAGAAAGGTACGGATCACCTGGACGGTATCATCGTCAAAGACCCTGTGGAAGAGACCAAGAAGGCCATTGCTGAGCTGAAAGGCAAAGTCGATGTCATGGTTGGACTTATGCATATGGGATTGGATAACGAGAACGGGAACCCGGGAACCGGAGTCACGGATATCGCCAATGCCAACCCAGAGCTGGCTGCCATTTTTGCCGGACACATGCATACCTTAATTGAATCCCAAACGGTTAACGGCGTATTGATCTCCGAACCGAATAAATATGGCTCACATATTTCACGAATCGATCTGACATTTGAAAAAGACGGCGACAAAGTCGTGCTAAAAAGCAAAGAAGCTCAAGCACTCGCTGTAAAAGCCGCTGACGGAACGTATGAAGTCTCCGATCCTGCGCTGGAAGAGACCTTACATCCATTCCACGAGTTCGCTCGTGCCGATGCCAACATCGAAGTGGCTGAACTGAAAGGAACCAACCTGGTCCCTGCTGATGAGATTAAGGGTATCCCTGCGGTGCAGATCCAGGAAACACCTTTGTCTGATTTTTTCACCGAAGTGATGTTGCATTACAGTGATGCCGACGTGGTCGCGCACCAGATTGATAACGACAAAGCCAGGCTGGATGTAGGCCCAATCAAGAAAAAGGATATTGCATTCAACTACCAATACACCTTTGGTGAAGTGACCGTATATGAAGTAACCGGACGCGATCTGATGGATTATATGGAGTGGTCTGCGGGTTACTTCAACTCCACACGCCCGGGTGATGTGACGATCAGTTTTGATCCGAAACGACGTGCCTCCAAATACAGCACCGATGATTTCTTCGGTGGCGTGACGTATGAGATTGACCTGACCAAGCCATACGGCAGTCGGATTACGAATCTCAAGTACAGCAATGGATCAGTTGTCAAAGAAGACGATACGCTGAAGCTAGGTATGAATGCGTACCGGATGGAAGCCCTGATTGCCAAAGGCGGCGCCATGGAAGGTCGTAAGTTCAAGCAGCTCTGGTCCTCCAAGGACGCTTCGGCATTTGGTGAGATTCAAGGTACAATTCGCAACCTGTCCATCGCTTATTTGAAAGATGTCATGAAGGGTGTCTACGAACCGAAGATTCAGCACAACTGGAAAATCACCGGCGTAGACCTGACTGCACCAGAACGTGCAGATGTGGTGGAGTTAATTAACGATGGCATCATGTCTGTGCCAACAACAGAAGATGGCAAGTACACCAACATTGCCTCCATTAACATTTTGGATACAGTGACTCAAGAAGAGATTGATACGCTAACTGCCAAAGCAGGTGTGAATGCAGCACAATTCGCAGGCGTGAAAACCAAGGGAGCGTTCTATCAACAGCTGAACAAAGCTCGCAAAACAGTAGGCAGTGGTGAGGAAGAAACTACACCCGAGAAGCCTACGACACCAACAGTGCCAAAACCAACACCGACTCCAGGCACGTCGAAACCTGGTAAACCATCAACACCAAGCACTGGTAAACCAGGAACTGTCACCAAAGGCAAACAAGCCAAGGTTACTGCGGCTTACCTGAACGTACGTGCTGGCGCTTCATCCAAAGCCAAGGTTGTTGCTGCCGTGCCAAAAGGTACCCTGCTTGAGGTAATCAGTACAGACAAGTATGGTTGGGTAAAAGTGAAGCTGAATGGACGTGTAGCATTCGTATACGGGAAATATATAAGTATTCTGAAATAG
- a CDS encoding macrolide 2'-phosphotransferase has protein sequence MTKSNSNEYLAIQKELLSLAKQNGLLIVEESLEINESGMDFRVAFATDEEGRRWVLRQPRREDVWERAENERKVLDVIRGSIPAQVPDWRICTPELIAYPLLEGDPIAVVDPAGGGYVWQFPQESLSDTFLDSLATTLATLHNIDPDKAKKGGVRIKTPMEARKEFAANIEEIKQNFTVPTRLVERWTVWLSINSYWPQHSAFIHGDLHPPHIIVDDAQRVTGLIDWTEAEIADPGKDFVIYYALFQEDGLRELLRRYEKAGGRTWPQMLEHIREQWAAYPAIVAKFALITGKESDMEMARGMLANWDVKRG, from the coding sequence ATGACAAAATCAAACTCGAATGAGTATTTAGCAATTCAAAAGGAACTATTATCTTTAGCAAAACAGAACGGACTTCTTATCGTTGAGGAATCCTTGGAGATCAACGAGTCGGGTATGGATTTTCGTGTAGCATTCGCCACGGATGAAGAAGGCCGCAGATGGGTTCTGCGTCAGCCGCGACGCGAAGACGTATGGGAGCGAGCCGAGAATGAGCGCAAGGTGCTGGATGTGATCCGAGGCAGTATACCCGCACAAGTACCAGATTGGCGGATCTGCACGCCGGAGTTGATCGCTTATCCTTTACTTGAAGGTGATCCGATCGCAGTTGTCGATCCTGCAGGGGGAGGTTATGTGTGGCAATTCCCCCAGGAAAGTTTATCTGATACGTTTCTCGATTCCCTGGCTACGACTCTCGCCACGTTGCATAACATCGATCCCGACAAGGCGAAGAAAGGTGGAGTGCGGATTAAGACACCTATGGAAGCTCGCAAAGAATTTGCAGCCAATATAGAGGAGATTAAGCAGAACTTTACGGTACCAACCAGGCTAGTTGAACGGTGGACGGTATGGCTTTCTATAAATAGCTATTGGCCACAGCACTCGGCGTTCATCCATGGTGATCTGCATCCGCCGCATATTATTGTCGATGATGCCCAGCGAGTAACTGGACTTATTGATTGGACGGAAGCGGAGATTGCAGATCCGGGTAAGGACTTCGTCATCTACTATGCACTCTTTCAGGAGGATGGGCTGCGTGAGCTGTTGAGACGCTATGAGAAGGCAGGGGGAAGGACATGGCCCCAGATGCTGGAGCATATTCGGGAGCAGTGGGCAGCCTATCCTGCGATTGTTGCCAAGTTTGCGCTAATTACAGGGAAGGAGTCGGACATGGAGATGGCGAGAGGTATGCTTGCAAATTGGGATGTGAAGAGAGGTTGA
- a CDS encoding DEAD/DEAH box helicase, whose amino-acid sequence MSEQQFKDYGLGEEIVKALDSLGYETPTEVQTKVIPVALENQDLVVKSQTGSGKTAAYGIPLCELVDWNENKPQALILTPTRELALQVNEDITNIGRFKRIKATALYGQSPFHIQKAELKQRTHVAVGTPGRVLDHIERGTLPLERIAYLVIDEADEMLNMGFIETVQSIIQKLPQERVTMLFSATFPEDVAKLSRKYMNNPVEIEIKASGLTTATIEHAVIHVPEVNKTALLQDLFIVENPDSCIVFCRTQENVDKLFRVMADLDYPADRIHGGMEQDERIEVMNAFRRGQFRYLIATDVAARGIDITNITHVINYDIPLEKEGYVHRTGRTGRAGKTGKAITLITPKDGRRLAEIESYIGFQIPVVKAPSEDAVDRRREDFEKRLKIVPERKKDKREQLNQQIMKLNFNGGKKKKLRAVDFVGTIAKLEGVTADDIGIITILDNVTDVEILNGKGPLVLELMQSTTIKKMQLKVRKGHK is encoded by the coding sequence ATGAGCGAGCAACAATTTAAAGATTATGGACTTGGTGAAGAGATCGTAAAAGCACTGGATAGTCTGGGCTATGAGACACCAACCGAGGTTCAAACTAAAGTTATTCCGGTAGCACTGGAGAATCAGGATCTTGTGGTTAAATCACAGACAGGCAGTGGTAAAACAGCCGCCTACGGCATTCCGCTCTGCGAGCTGGTGGATTGGAATGAGAATAAGCCACAGGCTTTGATTCTTACCCCAACCCGGGAACTGGCTTTGCAGGTTAACGAAGATATTACGAATATCGGCCGCTTTAAGCGTATTAAAGCAACCGCACTATACGGACAGTCCCCTTTTCACATCCAAAAAGCTGAGTTAAAACAAAGAACACATGTCGCTGTAGGTACACCAGGTCGGGTACTCGATCATATCGAACGCGGCACGCTGCCACTCGAACGGATCGCCTATCTCGTTATTGACGAGGCCGATGAGATGTTGAATATGGGCTTTATCGAGACGGTGCAATCCATCATTCAGAAACTGCCGCAGGAGCGAGTAACGATGCTGTTCTCTGCTACGTTCCCTGAAGATGTAGCCAAGCTGTCACGCAAATACATGAACAACCCGGTAGAGATTGAGATCAAAGCAAGTGGACTGACGACAGCCACCATCGAACATGCTGTGATTCACGTGCCAGAGGTGAACAAAACCGCGCTGCTTCAGGACTTGTTCATTGTGGAAAATCCCGATAGCTGCATCGTGTTCTGCCGTACGCAGGAGAATGTGGATAAACTGTTCCGGGTCATGGCTGACCTTGACTACCCAGCAGATCGTATCCATGGTGGTATGGAGCAGGATGAGCGGATCGAAGTGATGAACGCATTCAGACGGGGACAATTCCGTTATCTGATCGCGACGGATGTAGCCGCACGTGGTATTGATATCACGAATATTACCCATGTCATCAACTACGATATTCCTTTGGAAAAAGAGGGATATGTTCACCGTACAGGCCGTACGGGTCGCGCAGGCAAAACAGGTAAAGCCATTACGTTGATTACACCGAAAGATGGCAGACGTCTGGCTGAGATTGAATCCTATATCGGATTCCAAATCCCTGTCGTGAAAGCCCCTTCCGAAGATGCTGTGGATCGCCGCAGAGAAGATTTTGAGAAGCGATTGAAGATCGTGCCTGAACGCAAAAAGGACAAGCGTGAACAGTTGAACCAACAGATCATGAAGCTGAACTTCAACGGAGGCAAGAAGAAGAAACTTCGTGCTGTTGACTTTGTAGGTACCATTGCCAAGCTCGAAGGAGTAACCGCAGACGACATCGGGATCATTACAATTCTGGACAATGTGACGGATGTAGAGATTCTGAACGGCAAAGGCCCACTCGTATTGGAGCTTATGCAAAGCACAACGATCAAAAAGATGCAGCTCAAGGTTCGCAAAGGCCATAAATAG
- a CDS encoding DKNYY domain-containing protein — protein MNKFIVDEDLQVILQNEEEGATTPIKGGITAQDFEVISTYTKGWLTFAYLRDCQGIWWFNARKNKASLFSRDTEAFRVIDEDYCCDSQYVYLEDQAVPDSDPNSFRLLPDTPYFAQDQRYLYVKSSTHFHLFEDIDTNAVIAHHDYCTDKDHLFHMSSSLRYANGEKDEVRAWLQEHHPDVPGWWHAHYAHSAEGATQLRGNWVETASSIFYRTEWGGTYRREAKAVFNLVRGADRSTFEALDEQFARDQQRVYFQWRTVKGADPDTFQPLGGPFGRDGNHVYYNGYRVGEADARQFEVFAGTEHLGLSKDQHHVYRAEVVRTSQPFGHPDDVLQIIKGADAATFELITPSGSWAVDADRVYLWGKPNKHIDQASFTHLFDADPQSWAMDQNGLYNANGKRTIKGVNGSTFVMLNPYWGKDEHVVFSFVTGSVYKSGDAATFQVTDDIGGAEDALFRYTVEGGTVRKKKR, from the coding sequence ATGAACAAGTTTATTGTAGATGAAGACCTTCAGGTGATATTGCAAAATGAAGAAGAGGGAGCGACCACTCCCATTAAGGGAGGTATTACTGCTCAGGATTTTGAAGTCATCTCTACGTATACAAAAGGATGGCTGACCTTTGCCTATCTGCGTGATTGTCAGGGAATATGGTGGTTCAATGCTCGAAAGAACAAGGCGAGTTTGTTCAGTCGGGATACGGAAGCTTTTCGTGTGATTGATGAAGATTACTGCTGCGACTCTCAGTACGTATATCTGGAAGATCAGGCCGTGCCTGACTCTGATCCGAACAGCTTTCGGCTATTGCCGGATACGCCCTACTTTGCTCAGGACCAACGTTATTTATATGTAAAGAGCAGTACGCATTTTCATCTATTTGAGGATATCGATACGAATGCTGTGATTGCTCATCACGACTATTGCACCGACAAGGACCATTTGTTCCATATGTCCAGTTCTCTTCGCTATGCGAATGGGGAAAAGGATGAGGTGAGGGCATGGCTGCAAGAACATCATCCCGACGTACCTGGCTGGTGGCATGCGCATTATGCCCACAGTGCAGAGGGCGCTACGCAGCTCAGAGGCAATTGGGTTGAGACCGCGTCGTCTATTTTTTATAGAACCGAGTGGGGCGGTACGTATCGTCGGGAGGCAAAAGCGGTATTCAACCTTGTCCGTGGAGCCGACAGATCTACCTTTGAAGCACTGGATGAGCAGTTTGCACGGGACCAGCAACGGGTTTATTTTCAGTGGCGTACTGTAAAAGGAGCAGACCCGGATACGTTCCAACCGCTAGGTGGACCTTTCGGTCGTGATGGCAATCATGTGTATTACAACGGATATCGTGTCGGCGAGGCAGATGCCCGGCAGTTTGAAGTGTTTGCCGGGACGGAGCATCTTGGACTTTCGAAGGATCAACACCACGTGTATCGCGCTGAGGTTGTTCGGACAAGTCAGCCTTTCGGACATCCTGACGACGTGCTTCAGATCATTAAGGGGGCAGACGCAGCAACGTTTGAGTTAATAACACCTTCTGGGAGCTGGGCAGTGGATGCTGATCGAGTGTATCTATGGGGTAAACCGAATAAACATATTGATCAAGCTAGCTTTACACATCTATTCGATGCCGATCCCCAGAGTTGGGCAATGGACCAGAATGGTCTGTATAATGCCAATGGCAAACGCACAATAAAGGGTGTTAACGGCAGTACATTTGTCATGCTGAATCCATATTGGGGCAAAGATGAGCATGTGGTGTTCAGCTTTGTGACGGGAAGTGTATATAAGTCTGGAGATGCAGCGACGTTTCAGGTTACGGATGATATCGGGGGTGCCGAAGATGCGCTATTCCGGTATACGGTGGAAGGCGGTACAGTGCGGAAAAAGAAGAGGTGA
- a CDS encoding AbfB domain-containing protein, whose protein sequence is MGNRKAVWFLVFALTFTLFGLHPERTSAASVTITNGTDWLDTAGNPIHANSGNILQVGSTYYLYGEHAVGGRFDSVNVYTSTDLKNWTFSNSILTKDSATELASSKIERPKVIYNASTNQYVLWAHYENGTDYNLGRVAVATSNTPNGKFTYEGSFRPLNYESRDMTVFVDTDGTGYLVTASRKNGGANDTMAIFKMNASYTGIQSFEGWLFENAYREAPAVVKKGNRYYLFTSQAAGWYPNQGAYATATSMTGPWTALTPYGNPSAFGSQIHDIATITGSNTTSYIYMADRWNPMNLGEHKHIWLPLTLNDSNGTASLEWYTTWNIDAVTGVVTPPALVNHAQGKTATASSTASGSSASNVNDGNYQTSWVASSNSWPAWWQVDFGAPKTITEIDTSWFMYKGSEGYYKYKIEISNDGVNYSTLDRTNNLTYGFTTDAVHFTARYVRINMVNAVLWNNPGNWYTPTLHEVKMLGPATPEATGYSRFSSHNYPDRYIRHANYTARVDANVSPVLDSQFRVVPGLASSTGISLESVNFPGYFLKRNTSNKIVLEAYADTSAYKGDATFLSSPGWADSTKVSLQSYSQPGYYIRHYDYVLQLDAINASSSSTVKSDATFGRTNF, encoded by the coding sequence ATGGGTAACAGGAAAGCGGTTTGGTTTCTGGTCTTCGCACTCACGTTCACCCTGTTTGGACTTCATCCTGAACGGACAAGCGCAGCAAGTGTCACGATAACCAACGGCACCGATTGGCTCGACACGGCAGGCAACCCCATCCATGCGAACAGCGGCAACATTCTGCAGGTAGGCTCGACGTATTATCTGTACGGTGAACATGCAGTGGGTGGCAGGTTCGACAGCGTGAACGTCTACACCTCCACCGATCTGAAGAACTGGACTTTCAGCAATTCCATCCTGACGAAAGATTCCGCAACCGAGCTGGCCTCCAGTAAGATCGAACGCCCCAAAGTCATCTATAACGCCTCCACCAACCAGTATGTGCTCTGGGCACACTATGAGAACGGTACGGACTACAACCTTGGGCGTGTAGCGGTCGCAACAAGCAATACCCCGAATGGCAAATTCACCTATGAGGGCAGCTTCCGCCCACTCAATTATGAATCCCGTGACATGACAGTCTTTGTTGATACAGATGGCACAGGTTATCTGGTTACTGCTTCACGCAAAAATGGCGGTGCCAATGATACGATGGCTATTTTTAAAATGAATGCAAGTTACACCGGAATACAATCCTTCGAGGGCTGGCTGTTCGAGAACGCCTACCGTGAAGCACCTGCTGTTGTGAAAAAAGGAAACCGTTACTATCTCTTCACCTCTCAAGCCGCTGGCTGGTATCCGAATCAGGGCGCTTATGCTACAGCAACTTCTATGACGGGTCCATGGACTGCGCTTACGCCATATGGCAATCCATCTGCCTTCGGTTCGCAGATTCACGATATTGCCACGATTACAGGCAGCAACACCACATCCTACATCTACATGGCAGATCGCTGGAATCCGATGAACCTCGGAGAGCACAAACATATCTGGCTGCCACTAACCTTGAATGATTCGAACGGAACAGCATCACTGGAATGGTATACCACATGGAATATCGATGCAGTAACAGGTGTAGTAACACCGCCTGCTCTCGTCAATCATGCACAAGGTAAAACAGCTACCGCCAGCTCCACAGCCTCCGGTTCGTCTGCATCCAACGTCAATGATGGCAACTACCAGACTTCATGGGTGGCTTCCTCCAATAGCTGGCCTGCCTGGTGGCAGGTGGACTTCGGCGCACCGAAGACGATCACCGAGATCGACACGTCCTGGTTTATGTATAAAGGTTCCGAAGGATACTACAAATACAAAATTGAAATTAGCAACGATGGAGTTAATTACTCCACCTTGGATCGCACCAATAATCTGACCTATGGCTTCACCACGGATGCCGTGCATTTCACTGCCCGTTATGTACGGATCAATATGGTGAACGCCGTCTTGTGGAATAATCCGGGGAACTGGTACACCCCAACCCTGCACGAGGTCAAAATGTTGGGTCCTGCAACACCTGAAGCCACAGGTTACAGCCGGTTCAGTTCACACAACTATCCGGATCGATACATCCGGCATGCCAATTACACCGCTCGCGTGGATGCCAACGTCTCTCCTGTTCTGGATTCACAGTTCCGCGTCGTACCGGGCCTGGCCAGCTCCACGGGAATTTCACTGGAGTCTGTTAACTTCCCAGGCTACTTCTTAAAGCGCAACACCAGCAATAAAATTGTACTTGAAGCTTATGCCGACACCTCCGCCTATAAGGGAGATGCTACGTTCCTAAGCAGTCCAGGTTGGGCTGACAGCACCAAAGTATCCCTTCAATCGTATAGTCAGCCCGGCTATTACATCCGGCATTATGATTACGTGTTACAGCTCGATGCCATCAACGCATCTAGCAGCTCGACGGTGAAAAGTGACGCCACGTTTGGGCGAACCAATTTCTAA
- a CDS encoding flavin reductase family protein encodes MEKNNVFEFATGDITIDEMYKLMIGSVVPRPIAWVSTRSMEGVLNLAPFSFFTVASRNPATLLLSIGPGVGEREGTVKDTLVNIRETGEFVINVVPAVLAASMQRSSADVASREDEFQLAGVTPKAGIRVDVPSVLESPIAFELTLDRIIEVGTDHVVLGKVEHVRVNAEAYAGHYKIAIESWQPLASLAGDFALMKPAFSV; translated from the coding sequence TTGGAAAAAAACAATGTATTTGAGTTTGCAACAGGTGATATCACCATCGATGAAATGTATAAATTGATGATCGGTTCCGTGGTACCACGGCCTATTGCCTGGGTTTCTACGCGAAGTATGGAGGGTGTGCTTAACCTCGCTCCATTTAGTTTTTTTACCGTTGCTTCACGCAATCCGGCGACGCTGCTCCTATCCATTGGGCCTGGTGTAGGTGAGAGAGAAGGAACAGTGAAGGATACACTCGTCAATATACGAGAGACGGGAGAGTTTGTGATCAATGTAGTTCCCGCTGTACTTGCAGCGTCCATGCAGCGTTCGTCAGCAGATGTAGCATCGCGCGAAGATGAATTTCAACTGGCGGGGGTTACACCCAAGGCAGGCATACGTGTAGATGTACCTTCCGTGCTCGAATCTCCGATTGCTTTTGAACTTACACTGGATCGTATTATCGAGGTGGGTACAGATCATGTGGTTCTTGGAAAAGTAGAGCACGTACGGGTGAATGCAGAGGCATATGCCGGTCATTATAAAATAGCGATCGAGAGCTGGCAGCCACTAGCTAGTCTGGCTGGCGATTTCGCTCTAATGAAACCTGCATTTTCAGTCTGA
- a CDS encoding helix-turn-helix domain-containing protein, protein MDNPSKKTAETLTPFDYTLSIIGGKWKMKIMYQLAFHGVTRYGELKRRVPGITYKVLTSQLNDLEHEGVIKRVEYDQTPPKVEYSLTPRGKSLMPILEEICKWGVHNVQEAQPLHEL, encoded by the coding sequence ATGGATAACCCGAGTAAAAAAACAGCGGAAACACTCACCCCATTCGACTACACCCTATCCATTATCGGCGGAAAGTGGAAGATGAAAATCATGTATCAACTTGCCTTTCATGGGGTCACACGCTACGGCGAACTCAAAAGGCGTGTCCCCGGGATCACGTACAAGGTATTAACCTCTCAACTGAACGATTTGGAACATGAAGGTGTGATAAAACGAGTGGAGTATGATCAGACTCCGCCCAAAGTGGAGTATTCCTTAACCCCCCGAGGCAAGAGTCTAATGCCCATTCTGGAGGAAATCTGCAAGTGGGGTGTGCATAACGTACAGGAGGCACAACCGTTGCATGAACTATAG